A region from the Dinoroseobacter shibae DFL 12 = DSM 16493 genome encodes:
- a CDS encoding DUF952 domain-containing protein, whose product MVIYKILRAPENAAFEAAGETAGAPIDLADGYIHFSTADQVAETAAKHFAGEDGLVLLAVAADGLGDALKWEPSRGGALFPHLYRRLFRSDILWSRPLPLVDGRHAFPEPLA is encoded by the coding sequence ATGGTGATCTACAAAATACTCCGCGCGCCCGAAAACGCGGCGTTCGAGGCCGCCGGCGAAACCGCCGGGGCGCCCATCGATCTGGCCGACGGCTACATCCATTTCTCCACCGCCGACCAGGTGGCCGAAACCGCCGCCAAGCATTTCGCGGGCGAGGACGGGTTGGTTTTGCTGGCGGTGGCCGCGGACGGGCTCGGTGACGCACTGAAATGGGAGCCGTCGCGGGGCGGCGCGCTCTTTCCGCATCTCTACCGGCGCTTGTTCCGGTCTGACATCCTCTGGTCGCGGCCCTTGCCTCTCGTGGACGGACGGCACGCCTTCCCGGAGCCGCTGGCATGA
- a CDS encoding PaaI family thioesterase → MTAPSPAEKAQIARQFIELIPHSRALNMQVDEIADGVAVISMPYDPRLVGDTKTGVIHGGAVSALMDTCGGAAVMCHPEAPAGTATIDLRIDYMRAATPGDRLTARAECHHITRSVAFVRAVAMDSDTARPVAMATGAFTVERA, encoded by the coding sequence ATGACCGCCCCATCCCCCGCCGAGAAGGCGCAGATTGCCCGGCAATTCATCGAACTGATTCCCCATTCCCGGGCGCTCAACATGCAGGTGGACGAGATCGCGGACGGTGTGGCCGTGATCTCGATGCCCTATGATCCGCGGCTGGTGGGCGACACCAAGACCGGCGTGATCCACGGGGGCGCGGTTTCGGCCCTGATGGATACCTGCGGCGGGGCGGCCGTGATGTGCCATCCGGAGGCCCCGGCGGGCACCGCGACCATCGACCTGCGCATCGATTACATGCGCGCGGCGACCCCGGGCGACCGGCTGACCGCGCGCGCCGAGTGCCACCATATCACCCGCAGCGTCGCCTTCGTGCGCGCCGTGGCGATGGACAGCGACACCGCGCGCCCGGTGGCCATGGCCACGGGTGCCTTCACCGTGGAGCGCGCCTGA
- a CDS encoding MerR family transcriptional regulator gives MAEDTLTFKEMCAAFDVTPRTLRYYEYIELLAPIRDGRSRFYTPREVARMKLILRGRRFGFSLEEIRQWLLIYEREGTDAQNRVWVEEAGRKLEELEAQRDELDRTIADLRALRESVTPPEPH, from the coding sequence ATGGCGGAGGATACCCTGACCTTCAAGGAGATGTGCGCGGCCTTCGACGTGACGCCACGCACCCTGCGCTATTACGAGTATATCGAACTGCTCGCCCCGATCCGTGACGGGCGCAGCCGGTTCTACACCCCCCGCGAAGTGGCCCGCATGAAACTCATTCTGCGCGGGCGCCGTTTCGGCTTCAGCCTCGAAGAAATCCGCCAGTGGCTGCTGATCTACGAAAGGGAGGGGACCGACGCGCAGAACCGCGTCTGGGTCGAAGAGGCCGGGCGCAAGCTCGAAGAACTCGAAGCCCAGCGGGACGAGCTGGACCGCACGATCGCGGACCTGCGCGCCCTGCGCGAGAGCGTCACCCCACCGGAGCCACACTGA
- a CDS encoding quinone-dependent dihydroorotate dehydrogenase, whose product MSTLERLGLAALQRVDPETAHGLALRALNAGLGPRSGPVTSPRLSTQLAGLRLPNPVGLAAGFDKNAETLGALAQTGFGFLEVGAATPLPQPGNPRPRLFRLSEDRAAINRFGFNNDGAEAIAARLARRPEGRVVGLNLGANKTSADRAGDFARVLATCGAHVDFATVNVSSPNTEKLRDLQGAAALRALLEGVMAARAALVRPIPVFLKIAPDMDDAALDDIAGVVTEAGLHGIIATNTTLARDGLVSAHKGEAGGLSGAPLFEASTRVLARLSQATEGTVPLIGVGGVDSAGAAYAKIRAGASAVQLYTALVYGGISLAAEIATGLDTLLERDGFSTVADAVGTGRGDWL is encoded by the coding sequence ATGAGCACGCTCGAACGCCTCGGCCTCGCGGCCTTGCAGCGAGTCGATCCCGAAACCGCCCATGGCCTGGCGCTGCGCGCGCTGAACGCAGGGCTCGGGCCCCGTTCCGGCCCGGTCACGAGCCCGCGGCTCAGCACCCAACTGGCCGGGCTGCGCCTGCCCAACCCCGTGGGGCTCGCCGCCGGGTTCGACAAGAATGCCGAAACGCTCGGGGCGCTGGCGCAGACCGGCTTCGGGTTTCTCGAGGTCGGCGCCGCCACGCCCCTGCCCCAGCCCGGCAACCCGCGTCCGCGCCTGTTTCGCCTCTCCGAGGACCGCGCCGCGATCAACCGGTTCGGCTTCAACAATGACGGGGCCGAGGCGATCGCCGCGCGGCTGGCCAGGCGTCCCGAAGGTCGGGTGGTCGGCCTGAACCTCGGCGCCAACAAGACCAGCGCGGACCGGGCCGGGGATTTCGCCCGGGTGCTCGCCACCTGCGGCGCCCATGTGGATTTCGCGACGGTCAACGTTTCGTCGCCCAACACCGAAAAGCTGCGCGACCTGCAAGGCGCCGCCGCCCTGCGCGCGCTGCTGGAGGGGGTGATGGCCGCCCGTGCCGCCCTCGTCCGCCCGATCCCGGTGTTCCTCAAGATCGCCCCGGACATGGACGACGCCGCCCTGGACGACATCGCCGGCGTAGTGACGGAGGCGGGCCTGCACGGCATCATCGCCACCAACACAACGCTGGCGCGCGACGGGCTCGTCTCGGCCCACAAGGGCGAGGCCGGAGGCCTGTCCGGCGCACCGCTCTTCGAGGCGTCGACGCGGGTGCTGGCGCGACTGTCGCAGGCCACCGAAGGCACTGTCCCGCTGATCGGCGTCGGCGGCGTGGACAGTGCGGGGGCGGCGTATGCCAAGATCCGCGCAGGCGCGTCGGCCGTTCAGCTCTACACCGCGCTGGTCTATGGCGGGATCAGCCTCGCGGCCGAGATCGCCACGGGGCTGGACACTCTGCTGGAACGGGACGGGTTTTCCACCGTGGCAGACGCGGTCGGCACGGGACGAGGAGACTGGCTATGA
- a CDS encoding acyl-CoA dehydrogenase C-terminal domain-containing protein, with product MPTYTAPTKDMQFLLHDVLQVSQNDIPGYDELDRDFTGAVLDEAGKLAMEVLHPLNTVGDQQGCVLENGVVRTPEGFKDAYKIMCDGGWTGLDMDPEYGGQGMPYILQTATGEMFSAANMAFQMYNGLTHGAMSALAEHGSDQQKATYLPKMIAGNWTGTMNLTEPQCGTDLGLIRTKAEPQEDGSYAITGQKIWISAGEHDMSENIIHLVLAKIPGGPEGVKGISLFIVPKFLVNDDGSLGARNAVSCGGLEHKMGIHGNATCVMNYDGATGFLVGEMHKGLRAMFTMMNEARLSVALQGYAQGDIAYQNALGFARDRLQGRDITGAQAPNKPADPIIVHPDVRRNLMDQKSFVEGARALVFWGATLIDQAHRCKDAEADAMISLLIPVMKGFLTDKGFETTVLAQQTLGGSGFTREWGLEQFVRDARIAMIYEGTNGIQSLDLVGRKLGLNGGKTVMAFFDMVKTFLKENEDNAELKSGFLDPLKAASKDLQAAGMYFMSDGMKNPNNALSGSYDFMHLFGHVCLGLMWARMAKASIAALEAGDTDTDFHATKIATGRYYMSRQLPMTGTHLARIMSGAEPVMALDAANF from the coding sequence ATGCCCACCTATACCGCCCCCACGAAGGACATGCAGTTCCTGCTGCACGACGTGCTCCAGGTCTCGCAAAACGACATCCCCGGCTATGACGAGCTGGACCGCGACTTCACCGGCGCCGTGCTCGACGAGGCCGGCAAGCTCGCGATGGAGGTTCTGCACCCCCTGAACACCGTCGGCGATCAGCAAGGCTGCGTTCTGGAAAACGGCGTGGTGCGCACGCCGGAGGGGTTCAAGGACGCCTACAAGATCATGTGCGACGGCGGCTGGACCGGGCTGGACATGGATCCCGAATACGGCGGCCAGGGCATGCCCTACATCCTGCAGACCGCAACGGGCGAGATGTTCTCGGCCGCCAACATGGCGTTCCAGATGTATAACGGGCTGACCCATGGCGCGATGTCGGCCCTGGCCGAGCACGGCTCGGACCAACAGAAGGCGACCTACCTGCCCAAGATGATCGCGGGCAACTGGACCGGCACGATGAACCTGACCGAGCCGCAATGCGGCACCGATCTGGGCCTGATCCGCACCAAGGCAGAGCCGCAGGAGGATGGCAGCTACGCCATTACCGGCCAGAAGATCTGGATCTCGGCGGGCGAGCACGACATGTCCGAGAACATCATCCACCTGGTGCTGGCCAAGATCCCCGGCGGCCCCGAGGGCGTGAAGGGCATCTCGCTCTTCATCGTGCCGAAGTTCCTGGTGAACGACGATGGCAGCCTGGGCGCGCGCAACGCCGTCTCCTGCGGCGGGCTGGAGCACAAGATGGGCATCCACGGCAACGCCACCTGCGTGATGAACTATGATGGCGCAACCGGCTTCCTCGTGGGCGAGATGCACAAGGGGCTGCGCGCCATGTTCACCATGATGAACGAAGCCCGCCTCTCGGTGGCGCTGCAGGGCTACGCCCAGGGCGACATCGCCTACCAGAACGCGCTCGGCTTTGCCCGCGACCGGCTCCAGGGCCGCGACATCACCGGCGCACAGGCCCCCAACAAGCCCGCCGACCCGATCATCGTGCACCCGGATGTGCGTCGCAACCTGATGGACCAGAAATCCTTCGTCGAAGGCGCCCGGGCACTGGTGTTCTGGGGGGCCACGCTGATCGACCAGGCGCATCGCTGCAAGGACGCCGAGGCGGACGCGATGATTTCGCTCCTGATCCCGGTGATGAAGGGCTTCCTGACCGACAAGGGATTCGAGACCACAGTGCTGGCCCAGCAGACCCTCGGCGGGTCGGGCTTCACCCGCGAATGGGGGCTGGAGCAGTTCGTCCGCGACGCCCGCATCGCGATGATCTACGAAGGCACCAACGGCATCCAGTCCCTCGACCTCGTCGGTCGCAAGCTGGGGCTGAATGGCGGCAAGACCGTCATGGCCTTCTTCGACATGGTCAAGACCTTCCTCAAGGAGAACGAAGACAATGCCGAGCTGAAATCCGGCTTCCTCGACCCGCTGAAGGCGGCCTCCAAGGACCTGCAGGCGGCGGGGATGTACTTCATGTCCGACGGCATGAAGAACCCCAACAACGCTCTGTCGGGGTCCTATGACTTCATGCACCTCTTCGGCCATGTCTGCCTGGGGCTGATGTGGGCGCGGATGGCCAAGGCGTCGATAGCCGCCCTGGAGGCAGGCGATACCGATACCGACTTCCACGCGACCAAGATCGCCACGGGCCGCTACTACATGTCCCGCCAGCTGCCGATGACCGGCACGCACCTGGCGCGCATCATGTCCGGCGCCGAACCGGTCATGGCGCTGGACGCGGCCAACTTCTAA
- a CDS encoding MerR family transcriptional regulator, with product MTHTEYTTIREMCDHYDVTPRTLRFYESKELLFPKREGQKRLFTRRDRARLKLILRGKRFGFSLEEIRQLLDLYDRDDRQLTQLSKTYDIALQRLADMERQRAELDEAIDDLKEQLDWGAKMIATLKQKEAAA from the coding sequence ATGACCCATACCGAATACACCACGATCCGTGAAATGTGCGACCACTACGATGTGACACCGCGCACGCTGCGTTTCTACGAGTCCAAGGAACTGCTGTTCCCGAAACGGGAAGGCCAGAAACGTCTGTTCACCCGGCGCGACCGGGCCCGGCTGAAACTGATCCTGCGCGGCAAGCGGTTCGGGTTCAGCCTCGAGGAAATCCGGCAGTTGCTCGACCTCTATGATCGCGACGACCGGCAACTCACGCAATTGTCGAAGACCTACGACATCGCGCTACAGCGCCTTGCCGACATGGAACGCCAGCGCGCCGAGCTCGACGAGGCGATCGACGACCTCAAGGAACAACTCGATTGGGGCGCGAAGATGATCGCGACCCTGAAACAGAAAGAAGCCGCGGCCTGA
- a CDS encoding PaaI family thioesterase, giving the protein MARPRPEPVQVVKQRRDAALNALVAGVPYMRFLGVTVERRGDELTAILPFAERLIGNPTLPAIHGGVTAAFMEVTAQIEVSWAMLWDDLEGGRIDPETLGPDTLPRLPKTIDFTVDYLRSGLPRDAYARARVTRAGRRYSTVQVEAWQDNRARPFAQATAHFLMPRRDGAAGG; this is encoded by the coding sequence ATGGCCCGCCCCCGGCCCGAGCCGGTCCAGGTGGTCAAGCAGCGCCGGGATGCGGCGCTGAACGCGCTGGTGGCCGGTGTGCCCTACATGCGGTTCCTCGGCGTCACGGTGGAGCGGCGCGGGGACGAGTTGACGGCGATCCTGCCCTTTGCCGAGCGGCTGATCGGCAACCCGACGCTGCCCGCGATCCACGGCGGCGTAACCGCGGCCTTCATGGAGGTCACGGCCCAGATCGAGGTCAGTTGGGCGATGCTGTGGGACGATCTGGAGGGCGGTCGGATCGACCCTGAGACCCTCGGGCCCGATACCCTGCCGCGCCTGCCAAAGACCATTGATTTCACAGTGGATTACCTGCGCTCCGGCTTGCCGCGGGACGCCTATGCGCGGGCGCGGGTCACCCGGGCCGGGCGGCGGTATTCCACGGTGCAGGTGGAGGCCTGGCAGGACAACCGCGCGCGGCCCTTCGCCCAGGCCACGGCCCATTTCCTGATGCCCCGGCGCGATGGGGCGGCGGGTGGCTGA
- the arsC gene encoding arsenate reductase (glutaredoxin) (This arsenate reductase requires both glutathione and glutaredoxin to convert arsenate to arsenite, after which the efflux transporter formed by ArsA and ArsB can extrude the arsenite from the cell, providing resistance.), which yields MTDVLVWHNPRCSKSREAVRLLEEAGHEVTLRRYLSEEPTEDELRAVHARLGGPVLDMMRTKEAAFKEAGLSKESDDEDLFAAMARHPILIERPIAFANGKAVIGRPPEKVLGIV from the coding sequence ATGACGGACGTTCTGGTGTGGCACAATCCACGCTGCTCCAAATCGCGGGAGGCGGTGAGGCTGCTGGAGGAGGCGGGCCATGAGGTCACCCTGCGCCGCTACTTGTCGGAAGAGCCGACCGAGGACGAGCTGCGCGCGGTCCACGCCCGGCTCGGCGGGCCGGTGCTGGACATGATGCGCACCAAGGAGGCCGCCTTCAAGGAAGCGGGCCTGAGCAAGGAGAGCGACGACGAGGACCTCTTTGCCGCCATGGCGCGCCACCCGATCCTCATCGAACGCCCCATCGCCTTTGCCAATGGCAAGGCCGTGATCGGGCGCCCGCCCGAGAAGGTTCTCGGCATCGTCTGA
- a CDS encoding MATE family efflux transporter, with protein sequence MGRRVADTAARAPITHRRVLHIAVPIVLSNATVPILGAVDTGVVGQMGEAAPIGAVGIGAIILTAIYWIFGFLRMGTSGLVAQALGAEDRDEVSALLTRALMIGFGAGLALIALQSALFWGAFQLSPASAEVETLAREYMAIRIWSAPAAIAIYGLTGWLIAAERTRGVLVLQLWMNGLNIGLDLWFVLGLGWGVPGVAFATFLAEWTALGLGLWLCRDAFGRPAWRDRALVFARARLLRMASVNSDILIRSVLLQAAFVSFLFLGADLGDVTLAANQVLLQFLHVTAYALDGFAFAAEALVGQAFGAGAVDRLRRGALLTSVWGGITCVALALGFALAGPWVIDLMTTAEEVRAVARSYLPWMVAAPLLGVAAWMLDGIFIGATRTKDMRNMMVLSFAAYAAAVAVLLPLFGNHGLWAALMVMFVVRAVTLALRYPALERAL encoded by the coding sequence ATGGGGCGGCGGGTGGCTGACACCGCGGCGCGGGCGCCCATCACCCATCGCCGGGTGCTGCATATCGCGGTGCCCATCGTGCTGTCGAATGCCACCGTGCCGATCCTGGGCGCGGTGGACACGGGCGTCGTGGGCCAGATGGGCGAGGCTGCGCCCATCGGTGCGGTGGGCATCGGCGCGATCATCCTGACGGCGATCTACTGGATCTTCGGTTTCTTGCGGATGGGCACCAGCGGGCTGGTGGCGCAAGCGCTGGGGGCAGAGGACCGCGACGAGGTTTCGGCCCTGCTGACCCGTGCGCTGATGATCGGGTTCGGGGCCGGGCTGGCGCTGATCGCGCTGCAATCGGCGCTGTTCTGGGGCGCCTTCCAGTTGTCGCCCGCCAGTGCGGAGGTCGAGACGCTGGCGCGGGAGTACATGGCGATCCGGATCTGGTCGGCGCCTGCGGCCATCGCGATCTACGGGCTGACCGGCTGGCTGATCGCGGCGGAGCGGACGCGCGGGGTGCTGGTGCTGCAACTGTGGATGAACGGGCTGAATATCGGGCTCGATCTGTGGTTCGTGCTGGGGCTCGGCTGGGGTGTGCCGGGGGTGGCCTTCGCCACCTTCCTCGCGGAATGGACGGCGCTTGGCTTGGGTCTGTGGCTCTGCCGGGATGCGTTCGGGCGGCCTGCATGGCGGGATCGGGCGCTGGTGTTCGCGCGGGCGCGGCTGCTGCGGATGGCATCGGTGAACAGCGACATCCTGATCCGGTCGGTGCTGCTGCAGGCGGCCTTCGTCTCGTTCCTGTTTCTGGGCGCGGATCTGGGCGATGTGACCCTGGCGGCCAACCAGGTGCTTTTGCAGTTTCTGCATGTCACCGCCTATGCGCTCGATGGGTTCGCCTTTGCCGCCGAGGCGCTGGTGGGCCAGGCGTTCGGCGCGGGCGCGGTGGACCGGCTGCGGCGCGGCGCGCTGCTGACGAGCGTCTGGGGCGGGATCACCTGCGTCGCACTGGCGCTGGGCTTCGCGCTGGCGGGGCCCTGGGTGATCGACCTGATGACCACGGCCGAGGAGGTGCGGGCGGTGGCGCGCAGCTACTTGCCATGGATGGTGGCCGCGCCGCTGTTGGGCGTCGCGGCCTGGATGCTGGACGGGATTTTCATCGGGGCGACGCGCACGAAGGACATGCGCAACATGATGGTGCTGTCCTTCGCGGCCTATGCGGCGGCGGTGGCGGTGCTGCTGCCGCTCTTCGGCAATCACGGGCTCTGGGCGGCGCTGATGGTGATGTTCGTGGTGCGCGCCGTGACGCTGGCGCTCCGCTATCCGGCTCTGGAGCGCGCGCTGTAG